In Pseudothermotoga sp., a genomic segment contains:
- the fliM gene encoding flagellar motor switch protein FliM, giving the protein MSDVLSQDEIDKLLQALKSGELSVEEIKREEKRVKPYDFKRPSKFSKEHIRVFDMIHENFARSVSTYLSGRVRTFVSINLASIDQITYEEFIRSLPAPAFIVVFSAPEFVGSAILEMNLELFYTILDLILGGPGIPNVKRPPSEIEISIMRKEVMNVLANLAQAWSDVYGFSPTIESIENNPQFVQIAPPTEMILLISMFLTIGKTEGFMNICWPSSLMEPFMDRLSSRNWFKTAKKEQVSEKLQKDLTDNLSQMNVVLSTILGEAVLTVREILELEVGDVIRLKSHKDEDVAVQVQGRTKFLAKPGTYKGYRAVKITKIVEPEVEE; this is encoded by the coding sequence TTGTCTGATGTGCTCAGCCAAGATGAAATAGATAAACTGTTACAAGCGCTCAAATCTGGGGAACTGTCGGTTGAGGAGATCAAGCGCGAGGAGAAGCGTGTAAAACCGTACGATTTCAAAAGACCGAGCAAGTTCTCAAAGGAACACATACGCGTTTTCGATATGATACACGAAAATTTCGCCCGTTCTGTCTCTACGTACCTGTCTGGCAGGGTTAGGACATTCGTGAGCATAAATCTTGCAAGCATAGATCAGATCACTTATGAAGAATTCATCAGATCTCTACCTGCACCCGCGTTCATCGTCGTTTTCTCGGCACCTGAATTCGTTGGAAGTGCGATCTTGGAGATGAACCTCGAGTTGTTCTACACGATCCTCGACTTGATACTCGGTGGACCTGGCATACCGAACGTGAAACGTCCACCTTCCGAGATAGAAATCAGTATCATGAGAAAAGAAGTGATGAACGTTCTAGCGAACTTGGCTCAAGCTTGGAGCGATGTGTACGGTTTCTCACCAACCATAGAGAGTATAGAGAACAATCCTCAGTTCGTTCAGATCGCACCGCCAACCGAAATGATACTGCTCATATCGATGTTCCTCACGATCGGAAAAACTGAAGGTTTCATGAACATTTGCTGGCCTTCTTCCTTGATGGAGCCATTCATGGATCGATTGAGTTCCAGAAACTGGTTCAAGACCGCAAAAAAGGAGCAGGTGTCTGAAAAGCTTCAAAAAGATTTGACGGATAACTTGAGCCAGATGAACGTTGTTTTGAGCACCATCCTTGGTGAAGCCGTATTGACCGTGAGGGAAATTTTGGAACTGGAAGTGGGAGACGTGATCAGATTGAAATCTCACAAAGATGAGGACGTTGCAGTACAGGTTCAAGGAAGAACCAAATTCCTTGCGAAACCTGGAACTTACAAAGGCTACAGAGCAGTCAAGATCACCAAGATCGTTGAACCGGAGGTGGAAGAATGA
- a CDS encoding flagellar basal body-associated FliL family protein encodes MADEEVKKKGIGGLLMSIIVPAVVAVGATALTIVLLGTNLTQPKKEETQPAPTEIKAVVIQPGTYTTFMLKGGKEVAVIDSLTLTVASDACRAAVAERRDMVMDGLMLIFLSKERSELNTAAGIELLKKQIRAMVNEVTGFTGERERLGVIGVYLYIKAISSVE; translated from the coding sequence ATGGCGGACGAAGAAGTCAAAAAGAAGGGTATAGGCGGTTTATTGATGTCGATCATCGTACCCGCAGTCGTGGCGGTGGGAGCGACTGCACTCACTATTGTGTTGCTTGGCACGAACTTGACCCAACCGAAGAAGGAAGAAACACAACCTGCACCAACGGAGATCAAAGCTGTGGTCATTCAACCTGGTACCTACACAACGTTCATGCTCAAAGGTGGAAAAGAAGTTGCAGTGATAGATTCACTCACTCTCACGGTGGCCAGCGATGCGTGCCGCGCGGCAGTTGCCGAGCGCAGGGACATGGTGATGGATGGACTCATGTTGATCTTTTTGAGCAAGGAAAGGTCTGAACTGAACACGGCAGCCGGTATCGAGCTGTTGAAGAAGCAAATCCGAGCGATGGTGAACGAGGTGACTGGATTCACTGGGGAGAGGGAAAGGCTCGGTGTGATCGGAGTTTATTTGTACATAAAAGCCATCAGCTCTGTGGAATGA
- the fliN gene encoding flagellar motor switch protein FliN, which translates to MSDFLSQDELDALLKSLADSLPEEDKKKIETIASLIFEPASSALGMIIGRETHMKPVQILQTSLKDFVGKSSEKIVLAEIKLTEALQVNLAIAMPAPLVLRIADLMMGGSGEPTDQKIDDIKLSALTEALNQMVGASITLLAEKVKGKVSLGKLDVRVAEESEKVSILFNPTELLVCVELQVDMENSARSSLWMFSQLSALREMHDKLFPKKKEEKVKVQPAKFEEFTPTETQVPVQPSEIQQKLELLFDVPLKVVVELGRARMTLKQVMDLTVGSLIELDKLTGEPVDVLVNGRLIARGEVVVIDENFGVRITEIVSPKQRLYSLRETNGV; encoded by the coding sequence ATGAGCGATTTTCTCTCGCAGGATGAATTGGATGCTCTTTTGAAAAGCCTTGCCGATAGCTTGCCGGAAGAAGATAAGAAAAAAATAGAAACGATCGCGTCTTTGATCTTCGAACCTGCTTCTTCTGCGCTGGGTATGATAATCGGGAGAGAAACGCACATGAAACCCGTTCAAATCCTGCAAACATCTTTGAAGGATTTCGTTGGGAAGTCCTCGGAAAAGATCGTACTCGCTGAGATCAAGCTGACTGAGGCTTTGCAGGTGAATCTAGCCATAGCCATGCCTGCACCGTTAGTGCTGAGGATAGCTGACCTGATGATGGGTGGTTCAGGCGAACCAACTGATCAAAAAATAGACGATATAAAGTTGAGTGCCCTGACTGAAGCGCTGAATCAGATGGTTGGAGCGAGCATCACACTGCTGGCTGAGAAGGTCAAGGGTAAAGTTTCACTTGGAAAACTCGATGTGAGGGTTGCAGAAGAGAGTGAAAAGGTGAGCATCTTGTTCAATCCGACGGAACTGCTCGTCTGTGTCGAGCTCCAAGTGGACATGGAAAACTCTGCCAGATCGAGCTTGTGGATGTTTTCACAGTTGAGCGCACTGAGAGAGATGCATGATAAACTGTTCCCGAAAAAGAAAGAGGAGAAGGTCAAGGTCCAACCTGCGAAGTTTGAAGAATTCACACCGACCGAGACACAAGTACCTGTTCAACCGTCTGAGATCCAACAGAAGCTCGAACTACTCTTCGATGTGCCCTTGAAGGTCGTTGTGGAATTGGGTCGAGCACGCATGACTCTGAAGCAAGTGATGGATCTGACTGTAGGTTCACTGATAGAGTTGGACAAACTGACGGGTGAGCCTGTGGATGTGTTGGTCAACGGTCGGTTGATCGCACGTGGCGAAGTGGTGGTCATAGATGAAAATTTTGGTGTGAGAATAACTGAGATCGTCAGTCCAAAGCAACGACTCTATTCATTGAGGGAAACGAACGGGGTATGA